The DNA sequence ACAGCCATGAGCTCTCCCCATTGGGTAGTGTATTCACCAATGTACCGAGCAATTACCACAGGCAAGGTCAATAATCGTGGACTTCGTACAAAGAGCAGTGCAAACATAAACTCGTTCCATGCGAGAATTAAGGATAAGATTGAGGTTGCAATAATTCCTGAACGTGCCAATGGAGCGACAATGAGAAGTAAGATTCGCATCGGACCTGCCCCATCGATTCTAGCTGCCTCTTCAAACTCCTTGGGTAGGGCCTTAAGAAAGCCATAAATTATCCAAATAGAGTATGGCAAAGTGTAGGTTTGAAACGCTACGATGAGACCACCAAGGGTATTAATCAGTTTGATTTTGTTAAAGACTGTAAAAAGCGGTACCGCTAGAACTATTGGGGGCAAAATCCGTACCACCAGGACCCAAATCAAAAAGATTCGATTTATATGAAACGGGAATTTGTAGCGTGCCAAAGCATACGAAGCAAAAAAAGCAATAACAATTGAAAGAGAAGTTGAAGAAACTGCTACAATCACTGTGTTGAAAAAATTCTTCCAAAGTCCTGAAGTGAGGACAGCTCGATAGTTAGCTAACGTGGGAGCCTTAGGAAAGAAACTGGGAATAGGATTAATCACCTCACGAGGATTTTTCAACGATGTATTCACAATCCAATAGATAGGAATTAATATTATCGCCAACACTATCACAAGCAGAAGTGCGAACATTATTTTATTAAAATTTCGTTTTAAGCGTTGCATCGATTACTCCTCAGTAAGTAAATTACGTATATAAAACAGTGCTAAGAAACCAACCACTAGGAGTGTAATGACTGAGGCGGCACTTGCACGTCCAAAGTTAAAGAATGTGAACCCTTCTCGATAAATAAAGAATGAGAGAGTCTGAGTCGAGTTGACTGGACCTCCACCAGTGAGAGCATAAACTTTATCAAAGAGTCTAAAAGTATCGAGGGTTCGTAGCATAAGAACTAAGATAATCTGACTCCAGAGAATTGGGAGGGTAATTCTCATATTAATCTGACTACCTCTTGCTCCATCAATCTGGGCAGCTTCAAATACGTCAGAGGGAATCGATCCAATACCAGCTTGGATGATAAGAAAGGCAAAGGGGGTCCATTGCCAAATATCGACT is a window from the Bacteroidia bacterium genome containing:
- a CDS encoding carbohydrate ABC transporter permease, producing MQRLKRNFNKIMFALLLVIVLAIILIPIYWIVNTSLKNPREVINPIPSFFPKAPTLANYRAVLTSGLWKNFFNTVIVAVSSTSLSIVIAFFASYALARYKFPFHINRIFLIWVLVVRILPPIVLAVPLFTVFNKIKLINTLGGLIVAFQTYTLPYSIWIIYGFLKALPKEFEEAARIDGAGPMRILLLIVAPLARSGIIATSILSLILAWNEFMFALLFVRSPRLLTLPVVIARYIGEYTTQWGELMAVGLFASVPILIFSNVVYKKQTEGFSMNLK